A genome region from Pseudanabaena sp. Chao 1811 includes the following:
- a CDS encoding DUF4347 domain-containing protein: protein MMKSVLGMYWATTAIAITLSPIVLTAPVTAQSITAAQDGTNTVVMSNGQQFDITGGTQAGANLFHSFQQFGLNQGQIANFLSQPNIQNILSRVVGGDPSVINGLIQLTGGNSNLYIMNPAGIIFGANASLNVPASFTATTANGIQVGNGWFGMNTSASDLQNLTGNPNAFAFTNSSISNIQGQTSGVILNQGNLNVPQGKSISLVGGIVINTGAIATANGTINIVAVPDGKYVRITPEGGVLSFDLPIATQQELGNTKPITGIDLPQLLTGSGITAPTQAGTAISTGNLTAANINILANHYDTTQASLNAANIQQGWNLVFIDSTVKNYQTLLDGTNGGSSVTLINPDQYGIQKVTETLASVTGANSLHIVSEGDVGNFWLGKDFVSTENIAKYANDLQAWKTSLSPAANILLYACNLANGENGAALVQAVKNYTGREVAASTDLTGSSNLGGNWNLEYQTGKLNTGVVFNSEAQNSYDGRLVTFTTTNINDAGAGSLRQAILDANGLAGADTIRFNTTGVFATPQTINLTSGTLNITQALTIQGTGASNLTVRGNNTFGIFNITAGNVTFDGLTITNGRGVNGGGISNNGAGALTVTNSNVSGNTATNWGGGIFSLGALTVTNSTVSGNTATNVGGGILSLGALTVSSSTVSGNTATNVGAGGIYGGSTTTITNSTVSGNITGNTVGGGGIAIDAGGVLILTNSTVSGNKSLLDGGGIYFFFSRGTISNSTITNNTADADNNNSGNGGGIFNNSANIVTIRNSIIAGNFDTPNNAGLGVKNPDVSGVFVDGGKNLIGDKTGSANFTVSTLVGTAANRLNPQLAPLANYGGVTLTHALLPNSPALNAGNNANAPVGNDQRGATRIIGGVVDIGAFESQGFSLTPLTNSTPQSTNINTSFAQPLGVQVTENFVNSPIPAPNILVTFTPPSSSANGVFAGNTSVLTNKLGIAVAPTFTANGVSGSYEVTATATGFKPATFTLTNKVAGGFGGVFPSREDLEGRSPRLDEQDLDISFTQVLCLDASIANAQTNSIPTCKDK, encoded by the coding sequence ATGATGAAGTCAGTTTTGGGAATGTATTGGGCAACTACAGCAATCGCGATCACCCTGTCACCGATAGTCCTGACAGCACCAGTCACAGCACAATCAATTACCGCAGCTCAAGACGGAACGAATACCGTAGTAATGTCAAATGGACAGCAGTTTGACATTACAGGTGGAACGCAAGCAGGAGCGAATCTCTTCCATAGCTTTCAACAGTTCGGATTGAATCAAGGACAAATCGCCAACTTTCTGAGTCAACCAAACATTCAAAATATTCTCAGTCGAGTCGTTGGCGGCGACCCATCAGTAATCAATGGCTTAATCCAACTGACAGGCGGAAATTCCAATCTGTACATCATGAACCCCGCAGGGATAATCTTTGGAGCAAATGCCAGTTTAAACGTCCCAGCTTCCTTCACAGCCACAACAGCCAATGGCATCCAAGTAGGAAATGGATGGTTTGGGATGAACACCAGTGCCAGCGATCTGCAAAATCTGACAGGAAATCCCAATGCTTTCGCATTTACTAATTCTTCTATTTCTAATATCCAAGGACAAACATCAGGAGTAATTCTCAATCAAGGAAATCTCAACGTTCCCCAAGGAAAAAGCATCTCCCTAGTGGGAGGGATTGTAATCAACACAGGAGCGATCGCAACTGCCAATGGCACAATCAATATCGTGGCAGTACCCGATGGTAAGTATGTACGAATTACACCTGAAGGTGGTGTACTCAGTTTTGATCTGCCCATCGCCACCCAACAAGAACTAGGCAATACAAAGCCAATTACAGGGATAGATTTACCACAACTGCTAACTGGTTCAGGGATTACTGCACCGACACAAGCAGGAACTGCGATCTCAACGGGTAATCTCACAGCAGCAAACATCAATATCCTTGCCAATCATTACGACACAACGCAAGCATCTCTGAATGCAGCAAATATTCAACAGGGATGGAACTTAGTCTTTATCGACAGCACAGTTAAGAACTATCAAACATTGCTTGATGGAACTAATGGCGGCAGTAGTGTCACCTTGATTAATCCTGATCAGTATGGCATTCAGAAAGTGACTGAGACTTTAGCGAGTGTCACAGGTGCAAATAGTTTGCATATTGTCTCTGAGGGTGATGTTGGTAATTTCTGGCTGGGTAAGGATTTTGTTAGTACAGAGAATATTGCTAAGTATGCTAACGATCTTCAAGCATGGAAAACATCTTTATCTCCTGCGGCGAATATTTTGCTCTATGCCTGTAATTTGGCAAATGGAGAGAATGGAGCGGCGCTAGTTCAGGCAGTGAAGAACTATACAGGGCGAGAAGTAGCGGCTTCCACTGACTTGACGGGTAGCAGTAATCTCGGTGGTAATTGGAATCTGGAATATCAGACTGGTAAACTGAATACGGGAGTGGTGTTTAATTCTGAAGCCCAGAATAGTTATGATGGCAGACTTGTCACCTTTACGACTACGAATATTAATGATGCAGGAGCAGGGTCTTTAAGACAAGCAATTCTCGATGCTAATGGTTTGGCGGGTGCTGATACGATTCGATTTAATACCACGGGTGTATTTGCCACACCTCAAACAATCAATCTGACATCGGGGACGCTGAATATCACTCAAGCTCTGACGATTCAGGGGACTGGAGCTAGTAATCTCACTGTTAGAGGCAACAATACTTTTGGGATTTTTAATATCACTGCTGGCAATGTCACGTTTGATGGTCTAACGATTACCAACGGTAGAGGTGTCAATGGTGGTGGCATAAGTAACAATGGTGCTGGAGCCTTGACTGTCACCAATAGCAATGTATCGGGAAATACGGCAACTAATTGGGGTGGTGGGATTTTTAGCTTAGGAGCCTTGACCGTCACCAATAGCACTGTGTCGGGTAATACGGCAACTAACGTTGGCGGCGGGATTCTTAGCTTAGGAGCCTTGACCGTCTCCAGTAGCACTGTGTCGGGTAATACGGCAACTAACGTTGGAGCTGGTGGAATTTACGGTGGCTCTACGACGACTATTACTAATAGTACAGTGTCAGGAAATATAACAGGTAATACTGTTGGTGGTGGTGGAATTGCTATAGACGCTGGAGGAGTCTTGATACTTACTAATAGTACTGTGTCTGGGAATAAGTCACTTTTAGATGGAGGTGGGATTTATTTCTTTTTTAGCAGGGGTACAATCTCCAACAGTACAATTACAAACAATACTGCCGATGCCGATAACAATAACTCAGGCAATGGGGGCGGGATTTTTAATAACAGCGCTAACATAGTTACTATCAGGAACTCGATTATTGCTGGAAACTTTGACACTCCAAATAATGCTGGATTGGGAGTAAAAAACCCCGACGTAAGTGGAGTGTTTGTTGATGGTGGCAAGAATTTGATTGGCGATAAAACTGGAAGTGCCAACTTTACCGTCAGTACTCTAGTCGGCACAGCCGCAAACCGCCTCAATCCCCAACTTGCTCCACTTGCCAACTATGGCGGCGTAACTCTTACTCATGCGCTCTTACCCAATAGCCCCGCCCTAAATGCAGGAAATAACGCCAATGCCCCAGTAGGTAACGATCAACGTGGAGCAACCCGAATTATTGGTGGAGTTGTCGATATAGGAGCATTTGAATCTCAAGGATTTAGTCTCACTCCCCTCACCAACAGCACACCCCAGAGTACAAATATCAACACCAGTTTTGCTCAACCCCTAGGAGTACAAGTCACCGAAAACTTCGTGAATAGCCCAATTCCCGCACCAAATATTCTCGTCACCTTTACTCCACCATCTAGCAGTGCAAATGGTGTATTTGCTGGAAACACCAGCGTACTAACCAATAAACTCGGCATTGCCGTCGCTCCTACATTCACTGCAAATGGAGTTTCAGGCAGTTACGAAGTTACAGCGACAGCAACAGGATTTAAACCAGCAACTTTCACACTTACCAATAAAGTTGCTGGTGGATTTGGTGGCGTATTTCCTAGCCGAGAGGATTTAGAAGGACGTTCTCCCAGATTAGATGAGCAAGATCTAGATATAAGTTTCACACAGGTTCTCTGTCTCGATGCTTCTATCGCAAATGCTCAGACTAATTCCATTCCTACTTGCAAAGATAAATAA
- a CDS encoding DUF4347 domain-containing protein, with the protein MMKSVLVMYWATVAISIALSPAQLLTAPVNAQSITAAQDGTNTVVLPNGQQFDITGGTQAGANLFHSFQQFGLNQGQIANFLSQPNIQNILSRVVGGDPSVINGLIQLTGGNSNLYIMNPAGIIFGANASLNVPASFTATTANGIQVGNGWFGMNTSASDLQNLTGNPNAFAFTNSSISNIQGQTSGVILNQGNLNVPQGKSISLVGGIVINTGAIATANGTINIVAVPDGKYVRVTPEGGVLSFDLPISTQQELGNTKPITGIDLPKLLTGSGITAPTQAGTAIATGNLTAANINILANRYDTTQASLNATNIQQGWNLVFIDSTVKNYQTLLDGANGGSSITVINPDQYGIQKVTETLASVTGANSLHIVSEGNVGNFWLGKDFVSTENIARYANDLQAWKTSLSPAANILLYACNLANGENGAALVQAVKNYTGREVAASTDLTGSNSLGGNWNLEYQTGKLNTGVVFNSEAQNSYDGRLVTFTTTNINDAGAGSLRQAILDANALAGADDIRFDPNVFNGAQAAITLASTLAINTTTGGLNISGAFGASNVTVSGNNAVGVFDIVGNGNTTFDSLRIINGRSVTGGGITNGSGALTIINSNISSNTATNIGGGIFSVGAVTLTNSTVLDNTATDTGGGIVSNGAVTLTNSTVLDNTATDTGGGIVSVGAVTLTNSTVSRNTANNGGGIFSVGAVTLTNSTVSSNTAIDGGGILSNGAVTLTNSTVSGNRANNGGGGILSNAVTVTNSTVSGNRANNGGGGIFSLGTVTLTNSNVLGNTANNGGGGILSNGAVTLTNSTVSGNTANTAGGGIVSTGTVTLTNSTVSGNRANTNGGGIASTGDVTLTNSTVSGNTANTAGGGIFSGGAVTVTNSTVSGNTANTAGGGIASTGAVTVTNSTVSSNTAIDGGGIASTGAVTLINSNVSGNTATNSGGGIVSNGVVTLTNSTVSSNRANIVGGIFSNGAVTLTNSTVSGNTATNGGGIVGNNGGTITNSTITNNTVNIGGVGGIFRNGGIFTITNSIIAGNFDRGLQASDLASNVAGVGFTNGGNNLIGANNGFAATFANSSLVGTIANPVNPQLAPLANYGGTTLTHALLPSSPALDTGNNAGVAATDQRGATRIFNGKVDIGAFESQGFGLTPLTNTTPQSTNINTSFPQLLGVQVTENFVNSPIPAPNILVTFASSPSSANGVFTGNTSILTNNLGIALAPTFTANGIPGSYSVTATATGFKPATFTLTNKVAGGFGGVYPSREDLERRSAKLDEQDLDISFTQVLCLDASIANAQTNSIPTCKDK; encoded by the coding sequence ATGATGAAGTCAGTTTTGGTAATGTATTGGGCAACTGTCGCGATCTCGATCGCCCTATCTCCAGCACAGTTGCTCACAGCACCAGTGAACGCGCAATCGATCACCGCCGCTCAAGACGGAACGAACACCGTAGTATTGCCTAATGGACAGCAGTTTGACATTACAGGTGGAACGCAAGCAGGAGCGAATCTCTTCCATAGCTTTCAACAGTTCGGATTGAATCAAGGACAAATCGCCAACTTTCTGAGTCAACCAAACATTCAAAATATTCTCAGTCGAGTCGTTGGCGGCGACCCATCAGTAATCAATGGCTTAATCCAACTGACAGGCGGAAATTCCAATCTGTACATCATGAACCCCGCAGGGATAATCTTTGGAGCAAATGCCAGTTTAAACGTCCCAGCTTCCTTCACAGCCACAACAGCCAATGGCATCCAAGTAGGAAATGGATGGTTTGGGATGAACACCAGTGCCAGCGATCTGCAAAATCTGACAGGAAATCCCAATGCTTTCGCATTTACTAATTCTTCTATTTCTAATATCCAAGGACAAACATCAGGAGTAATTCTCAATCAAGGAAATCTCAACGTTCCCCAAGGAAAAAGCATCTCCCTAGTGGGAGGGATTGTAATCAACACAGGAGCGATCGCAACTGCCAATGGCACAATCAATATCGTGGCAGTACCCGATGGCAAATATGTGCGGGTTACGCCTGAAGGTGGGGTGCTGAGCTTTGATCTACCGATCTCCACCCAACAAGAACTAGGCAATACAAAGCCAATAACAGGGATAGATTTACCAAAACTGCTAACTGGTTCAGGGATTACTGCACCGACACAAGCAGGAACTGCGATCGCAACGGGTAATCTCACAGCAGCAAATATCAATATCCTTGCCAATCGCTACGACACAACTCAAGCATCTCTGAATGCAACGAATATTCAACAGGGATGGAACTTAGTCTTTATCGACAGCACAGTTAAGAACTATCAAACATTGCTTGATGGAGCTAATGGTGGTAGTAGTATCACCGTGATTAATCCTGATCAGTATGGAATCCAGAAAGTAACTGAAACCCTAGCCAGTGTGACGGGAGCAAATAGTCTGCATATAGTTTCTGAGGGTAATGTTGGCAATTTTTGGCTGGGTAAGGATTTTGTCAGTACAGAGAACATTGCTAGATATGCTAACGATCTCCAAGCATGGAAGACTTCTCTATCTCCTGCGGCGAATATCTTGCTGTATGCCTGTAATCTAGCAAATGGAGAGAATGGAGCAGCACTAGTTCAGGCAGTGAAGAACTATACAGGGCGAGAGGTGGCAGCTTCGACTGACCTCACGGGTAGCAATAGCCTTGGTGGTAATTGGAATCTGGAGTATCAGACTGGGAAACTGAATACGGGAGTGGTGTTTAATTCTGAAGCTCAGAATAGTTATGATGGCAGACTTGTCACCTTTACGACTACGAATATTAATGATGCAGGAGCAGGGTCTTTACGACAAGCAATTCTCGATGCTAATGCTTTGGCGGGTGCTGATGACATTCGCTTTGACCCGAATGTGTTTAATGGCGCTCAAGCAGCGATTACCTTAGCATCAACCTTGGCGATTAATACCACTACTGGTGGTCTCAACATCAGTGGCGCATTTGGGGCAAGCAATGTCACGGTGAGCGGTAACAATGCGGTAGGGGTGTTTGATATCGTGGGTAATGGCAATACTACGTTTGATAGTTTAAGGATTATTAATGGTAGAAGTGTCACTGGTGGTGGCATAACCAATGGCTCTGGAGCCTTAACTATTATTAATAGCAACATATCGAGTAATACGGCGACAAATATCGGTGGAGGGATTTTTAGCGTTGGAGCCGTAACTCTCACCAATAGCACCGTGTTGGATAATACGGCAACCGATACCGGTGGAGGGATTGTGAGCAATGGAGCCGTAACTCTCACCAATAGCACCGTGTTGGATAATACGGCAACCGATACCGGTGGAGGGATTGTGAGCGTTGGAGCCGTAACTCTCACCAATAGCACCGTGTCAAGGAATACAGCAAATAATGGAGGAGGGATTTTTAGCGTTGGAGCCGTAACTCTCACCAATAGCACCGTGTCGAGTAATACGGCTATTGATGGTGGAGGGATTTTGAGTAATGGAGCCGTAACTCTCACCAATAGCACCGTGTCGGGTAATAGGGCAAATAATGGTGGCGGAGGGATTTTGAGTAATGCCGTTACTGTTACTAATAGCACCGTGTCGGGTAATAGGGCAAATAATGGTGGCGGAGGGATTTTTAGCCTTGGAACTGTGACTCTCACAAATAGTAACGTATTGGGTAATACGGCAAATAATGGTGGCGGAGGGATTTTGAGTAATGGAGCCGTAACTCTCACCAATAGCACCGTGTCGGGTAATACGGCAAATACTGCTGGAGGAGGGATTGTGAGCACTGGAACCGTAACTCTCACCAATAGCACCGTGTCGGGTAATAGGGCAAATACTAATGGAGGAGGGATTGCGAGCACTGGAGACGTAACTCTTACCAATAGCACCGTGTCGGGTAATACGGCAAATACTGCTGGAGGAGGGATTTTTAGCGGTGGAGCCGTTACTGTTACTAATAGCACCGTGTCGGGTAATACGGCAAATACTGCTGGAGGAGGGATTGCGAGCACTGGAGCCGTTACTGTTACTAATAGCACCGTGTCGAGTAATACGGCTATTGATGGGGGAGGGATTGCGAGCACTGGAGCTGTAACTCTTATCAATAGCAACGTGTCGGGTAATACGGCAACAAATAGCGGTGGAGGGATTGTGAGCAATGGAGTCGTGACTCTCACAAATAGCACCGTGTCGAGTAATAGGGCAAATATTGTTGGTGGAATTTTTAGCAATGGAGCCGTGACTCTCACAAATAGCACTGTGTCGGGTAATACGGCAACAAATGGTGGAGGGATTGTTGGCAATAATGGAGGTACGATCACCAATAGCACGATTACTAACAATACTGTCAATATAGGCGGTGTTGGTGGGATTTTCCGTAATGGAGGCATATTCACGATTACAAATTCGATAATTGCAGGTAACTTTGACCGAGGATTGCAAGCTTCTGACTTGGCTAGTAATGTCGCAGGAGTAGGTTTTACCAATGGTGGCAATAACTTAATCGGCGCAAATAATGGCTTTGCGGCGACTTTTGCCAATAGCTCCCTCGTTGGCACGATCGCCAATCCTGTCAATCCCCAACTTGCACCACTTGCCAACTATGGCGGCACGACCCTAACTCATGCGCTTTTACCCAGTAGCCCCGCCTTAGATACAGGAAATAACGCAGGTGTAGCCGCTACCGACCAACGCGGCGCAACCCGTATTTTTAACGGTAAAGTCGATATCGGTGCTTTTGAATCTCAAGGCTTTGGTCTAACGCCTCTAACCAATACCACACCCCAAAGCACAAATATCAACACTAGTTTTCCTCAACTGCTAGGCGTACAAGTCACAGAGAACTTTGTAAATAGCCCAATTCCTGCACCAAATATTCTCGTCACCTTTGCTTCATCACCTAGTAGTGCCAATGGAGTATTTACAGGAAATACTAGCATCCTCACTAATAATCTTGGCATTGCCCTAGCTCCAACATTCACCGCCAATGGAATTCCAGGTAGTTATTCAGTTACAGCCACAGCAACAGGATTTAAGCCTGCTACTTTCACACTTACCAATAAAGTTGCAGGTGGATTTGGTGGTGTATATCCTAGTCGTGAGGATTTAGAAAGACGCTCTGCTAAATTAGATGAGCAAGATCTAGATATAAGTTTCACACAGGTTCTCTGTCTCGACGCTTCGATCGCAAATGCTCAGACTAATTCCATTCCTACTTGCAAAGATAAATAA
- the ilvA gene encoding threonine ammonia-lyase, biosynthetic, translating into MQSDYLERILKARVYDVAQETPLEFAPNLSARLNNRLLLKREDMQSVFSFKLRGAYNKMAQLPPDLLANGVIAASAGNHAQGVALSARELGTKAIIVMPVTTPLVKVNAVKMRGGEVVLHGDTYDDAYAHARQLEAEKNLTFIHPFDDPDVIAGQGTIGMEILRQCQKPIHAIFVAIGGGGLISGVAAYIKRLRPEIKIIGVEPKDSDAMSRSLQAGHRVRLDQVGLFADGVAVREVGQETFRLCQQYVDEILLVDTDNTCAAIKDVFEDTRSILEPAGALAIAGAKAYVEREGIEGQTLVAIACGANMNFDRLRFVAERAELGEHREAIFAVTIPEQAGSLRKFCELLGKRNLTEFSYRIADQAIAHIFTGIQIVNRADAANLAKAFAENGFTAIEITDDELTKLHLRHMVGGRSPLAHNELLYRFEFPERPGALMKFVGSMSPHWNISLFHYRNNGADYGRIVVGVQVPPSEMAEWQAFLDTLGYRYWDESQNPVYKLFLG; encoded by the coding sequence ATGCAATCTGACTACTTAGAACGAATCCTCAAAGCTCGCGTGTATGATGTCGCGCAAGAAACACCCTTAGAGTTTGCACCTAATCTATCGGCACGATTGAACAATCGACTGCTGCTAAAAAGGGAAGATATGCAGTCGGTGTTCTCTTTTAAACTGCGCGGTGCTTATAACAAAATGGCACAATTGCCACCCGATCTCCTCGCCAATGGGGTAATCGCCGCTTCCGCAGGAAATCATGCTCAGGGAGTTGCCCTCAGCGCTCGCGAACTCGGCACAAAGGCAATTATCGTCATGCCCGTAACTACCCCGCTCGTAAAGGTGAATGCGGTAAAAATGCGTGGTGGAGAAGTAGTCTTGCATGGCGATACCTACGATGATGCCTATGCCCATGCCCGTCAACTGGAAGCCGAAAAGAATTTAACCTTCATCCATCCCTTTGATGATCCTGATGTGATTGCAGGTCAGGGAACGATTGGGATGGAAATTTTACGCCAATGTCAAAAGCCGATTCATGCGATTTTTGTAGCGATCGGTGGTGGTGGCTTAATTTCAGGGGTAGCTGCTTACATAAAGCGCTTGCGACCTGAGATCAAAATCATCGGAGTGGAACCCAAGGACTCCGATGCCATGTCCCGATCGCTACAGGCAGGACATCGGGTGCGCCTCGATCAAGTGGGACTATTCGCCGATGGTGTGGCTGTACGCGAAGTTGGGCAAGAGACATTTCGCCTTTGTCAGCAATATGTCGATGAGATTTTGTTAGTCGATACGGATAACACCTGTGCGGCAATTAAGGATGTTTTTGAAGATACTCGCTCAATTTTGGAACCTGCTGGCGCTTTAGCGATCGCAGGGGCAAAGGCATATGTCGAGCGTGAAGGCATCGAAGGTCAAACGCTCGTGGCGATCGCCTGTGGTGCAAATATGAACTTTGATCGTTTGCGCTTTGTTGCTGAACGTGCCGAACTAGGCGAACATCGAGAAGCTATTTTTGCGGTGACCATTCCCGAACAAGCAGGAAGTCTACGAAAGTTCTGCGAACTTTTGGGTAAACGCAACCTCACCGAATTTAGTTATCGCATTGCCGATCAAGCGATCGCCCATATTTTTACGGGCATCCAAATTGTGAATCGAGCCGATGCAGCTAACTTAGCGAAGGCTTTTGCGGAAAACGGATTTACAGCGATCGAAATTACCGATGATGAACTGACAAAACTGCATTTGCGCCACATGGTCGGCGGACGATCGCCCCTTGCCCACAATGAACTACTCTATCGCTTTGAGTTTCCTGAACGTCCGGGCGCATTAATGAAGTTCGTTGGTTCGATGAGTCCCCATTGGAATATTAGTCTATTCCATTATCGGAACAATGGTGCTGACTACGGCAGAATTGTTGTCGGTGTGCAGGTTCCACCGTCGGAGATGGCAGAGTGGCAAGCATTTCTCGACACCCTCGGCTATCGCTATTGGGATGAAAGCCAAAATCCTGTCTACAAGCTATTTTTAGGTTGA